The Paracoccus sp. MA genome contains a region encoding:
- a CDS encoding carbohydrate ABC transporter permease, producing the protein MDIVAFNEYQAARRARLRLISTALRYVLLFAVGLVMLYPLIWLVGASFKTNSEIFSGAGFVPQDPTLDGYAKGWQTSTPHTFGRFFWNSFLIILPKVIGTAISCTMAAYAFARFDFPFKKLLFTSVIAILLLPNVVTRIPQYMLFRDLGWLDSFLPLWVPSAMAGDAFFVFMLVQFLRSLPGDMEEAARVDGANSLQTLVYIVVPMLAPALISVCLFQFMWTMNDFLGPLIYISSVDKYPVSLALKLSIDTTEAFEWNRILAMSVLTIAPALIIFFAAQRYFIEGISSGGVKG; encoded by the coding sequence ATGGATATTGTTGCATTCAACGAATACCAGGCCGCGCGCCGCGCCCGGCTGCGCCTGATCTCGACCGCGCTGCGTTATGTGCTGCTGTTCGCAGTGGGGCTGGTGATGCTCTACCCGCTGATCTGGCTGGTCGGTGCCTCGTTCAAGACCAATTCCGAGATCTTCTCGGGCGCGGGTTTCGTTCCCCAGGACCCGACGCTGGACGGCTATGCGAAGGGCTGGCAGACCTCGACCCCCCACACTTTCGGGCGGTTCTTCTGGAACTCGTTTCTGATCATCCTGCCCAAGGTCATCGGCACGGCGATCAGCTGCACGATGGCGGCCTATGCCTTTGCGCGCTTCGATTTTCCGTTCAAGAAGCTGCTGTTTACCAGCGTCATCGCCATCCTGCTGCTGCCGAACGTGGTGACGCGCATCCCCCAATACATGCTGTTCCGCGACCTGGGCTGGCTCGACAGTTTCCTGCCGCTCTGGGTGCCCTCGGCAATGGCAGGCGATGCCTTCTTCGTCTTCATGCTGGTGCAGTTCCTGCGCTCGCTACCCGGCGACATGGAGGAAGCGGCGCGCGTGGACGGGGCGAATTCCTTGCAGACGCTGGTCTATATCGTGGTGCCGATGCTGGCGCCGGCGCTGATCTCGGTCTGCCTGTTTCAGTTCATGTGGACCATGAACGACTTCCTGGGCCCGCTGATCTATATCAGCTCGGTCGACAAATATCCGGTCAGCCTCGCGCTGAAACTTTCCATCGACACAACCGAAGCCTTCGAATGGAACCGCATCCTGGCGATGTCGGTCCTGACCATCGCGCCGGCGCTGATCATCTTCTTCGCCGCGCAGCGCTATTTCATCGAGGGCATCTCTTCCGGCGGGGTGAAGGGCTAA
- the kdgD gene encoding 5-dehydro-4-deoxyglucarate dehydratase → MTPNALKAKLGSGLLSFPVTAFDAGGRFAPDPYRAHVEWLAGYRAPVLFAAGGTGEFFSLTPREVPEIVAAAKEVAGDTAIVSGCGYGTEMAVEIAQSVQKIGADGILLLPHYLIDAPQEGLFQHVRKVCQSVDFGVMVYNRDNAVLQADTLARLCDECPNLIGFKDGTGDIGLVRQITAKMGDRLMYLGGMPTAELFAEAYLGAGFTTYSSAVFNFVPGLANEFYASLRAGERDNCERILNEFFYPFMEIRSRAKGYAVSAVKAGVRLQGFDAGPVRSPLTDLTERDQADLAALIAPWKR, encoded by the coding sequence ATGACTCCGAATGCGCTCAAGGCCAAGCTCGGCTCCGGTCTGCTGTCCTTTCCCGTCACCGCCTTCGACGCGGGGGGGCGCTTCGCTCCTGATCCCTATCGCGCGCATGTCGAATGGCTGGCAGGCTACAGGGCGCCGGTGCTGTTCGCCGCCGGCGGCACGGGCGAATTCTTTTCGCTGACCCCGCGAGAGGTGCCGGAGATCGTCGCCGCCGCGAAGGAGGTAGCGGGCGACACCGCCATCGTCTCCGGCTGCGGCTATGGCACCGAGATGGCGGTCGAGATCGCGCAATCGGTCCAGAAGATCGGCGCCGACGGCATCCTGCTTTTGCCGCATTACCTGATCGACGCCCCGCAAGAGGGGCTGTTCCAGCATGTCCGCAAGGTCTGCCAGTCGGTCGATTTCGGGGTGATGGTCTATAACCGCGACAATGCCGTGCTGCAGGCCGACACGCTGGCGCGGCTCTGCGACGAATGCCCGAACCTGATCGGCTTCAAGGACGGCACCGGCGACATCGGCCTGGTGCGCCAGATCACCGCCAAGATGGGCGACCGGCTGATGTATCTGGGCGGCATGCCCACGGCCGAGCTGTTCGCCGAGGCCTATCTGGGCGCGGGCTTCACCACCTATTCCTCGGCGGTGTTCAACTTCGTGCCGGGGCTGGCGAATGAATTCTACGCCTCGCTGCGCGCCGGCGAGCGCGACAATTGCGAGCGGATCCTGAACGAGTTCTTCTATCCCTTCATGGAGATCCGCAGCCGCGCCAAGGGCTATGCCGTTTCCGCCGTCAAGGCCGGGGTCCGTCTGCAGGGTTTCGACGCCGGGCCGGTGCGCTCGCCGCTGACGGACCTGACCGAACGCGACCAAGCCGATCTTGCCGCCCTGATCGCCCCCTGGAAACGCTGA
- a CDS encoding helix-turn-helix domain-containing protein — protein MDEIEGGILAAIPASALVLSLTRSAIKMEHSSTWSIDKENPVDDLVICLSGSGRYLIDGAPRLMQPGDAMLIARGQRFQGWNEGPEIYRGVAQHFTLSLHGRHDLLTQMELRPQVRLSRWSLLEPMVRHYRQSAPPASVTLGQHHLFMVLLIAFIEDAFIRWRRDAAYPMAGTDAMDLAVMKAATMIAANPVAEGIAAQAVEAAPYNADYFLREFQKRIGLTPRKYQEQQRMERAMHHLEAGMSVGATAAELGYADPYYFSRMFKRMTGLSPRDHMRRVERSRHGRLLALDEPDQAARLAAMAKAGPAG, from the coding sequence ATGGACGAAATCGAAGGTGGTATCCTGGCGGCGATTCCGGCCTCGGCGCTGGTGCTGTCGCTGACCCGCTCGGCCATCAAGATGGAGCATTCCAGCACCTGGTCCATCGACAAGGAAAACCCGGTCGACGATCTGGTGATCTGTCTTTCCGGCAGCGGCCGCTACCTGATCGACGGGGCGCCGCGGCTGATGCAGCCGGGCGATGCGATGCTGATCGCGCGCGGGCAAAGGTTCCAGGGCTGGAACGAAGGCCCCGAGATCTATCGCGGCGTGGCGCAGCATTTCACGCTGAGCCTGCACGGCCGGCACGACCTGCTGACGCAGATGGAACTGCGCCCGCAGGTGCGGCTGTCGCGCTGGTCGCTGCTGGAGCCGATGGTGCGGCACTACCGGCAAAGCGCGCCGCCCGCCTCGGTCACGCTGGGGCAGCATCATCTGTTCATGGTGCTGCTGATCGCCTTCATCGAGGATGCCTTCATCCGCTGGCGCCGCGATGCCGCCTATCCGATGGCGGGCACCGATGCGATGGATCTCGCGGTGATGAAGGCCGCGACCATGATCGCCGCCAATCCGGTGGCCGAGGGCATCGCCGCCCAGGCGGTCGAGGCCGCGCCCTACAATGCCGATTATTTCCTGCGCGAATTCCAGAAGCGCATCGGCCTGACGCCGCGCAAATATCAGGAACAGCAGCGGATGGAGCGCGCGATGCACCACCTGGAGGCCGGGATGTCAGTCGGCGCCACCGCGGCCGAACTGGGCTATGCCGATCCCTATTATTTCTCGCGCATGTTCAAGCGGATGACGGGGCTGTCGCCGCGCGACCACATGCGTCGGGTCGAGCGCAGCCGGCACGGCCGGCTTCTCGCGCTGGACGAGCCCGACCAAGCTGCCCGGCTGGCCGCCATGGCCAAGGCCGGGCCGGCCGGGTGA
- a CDS encoding carbohydrate ABC transporter permease, producing MKGQRVFGLAYMMPYIIGLLIFTAIPFVASLYLAFTKYDLMSAPRWVGFDNFERLFSRDRTFWKSLNVTLIYVFATVPLKLAFALFIAAILNYKLRFIGFFRTAFYVPSILGGSIAIAVLWRYIFATEGLANMALGLIGLGPVDWFGDPGNALFTITLLRCWQFGSAMVIFLAALQSIDRSLYEAAAIDGASKTRVFFSITLPLLTPVIFFNLIMQMVQAFQEFNGPYIITQGGPLKSTYFLPLYIYDEAFKKFNMGYASAIAWVLFAIIMVLTLLAFWSSKKWVYYAGDKRS from the coding sequence ATGAAGGGCCAGCGCGTTTTTGGTCTGGCCTATATGATGCCCTATATCATCGGCCTGCTGATCTTTACCGCGATTCCCTTCGTTGCGTCGTTGTATCTGGCCTTCACGAAATACGACCTGATGTCCGCGCCGCGATGGGTCGGCTTCGACAATTTCGAAAGGTTGTTCAGCCGCGACCGCACGTTCTGGAAGTCGCTGAATGTCACGTTGATCTATGTGTTCGCCACGGTGCCGCTGAAGCTGGCCTTCGCGCTGTTCATCGCGGCGATCCTGAACTACAAGCTGCGCTTCATCGGTTTTTTCCGCACCGCCTTCTACGTGCCCTCGATCCTGGGCGGCTCGATCGCCATCGCGGTGCTCTGGCGCTATATCTTCGCGACCGAGGGGCTGGCGAACATGGCGCTCGGGCTGATCGGCCTTGGCCCGGTGGACTGGTTCGGCGACCCCGGGAATGCGCTCTTCACCATCACGCTGCTGCGTTGCTGGCAATTCGGCTCGGCCATGGTGATCTTCCTGGCTGCCCTGCAAAGCATCGACCGCTCGCTTTACGAGGCCGCGGCCATCGACGGCGCCTCGAAGACCCGGGTCTTCTTCTCGATCACGCTGCCCCTGCTGACGCCGGTCATTTTCTTCAACCTCATCATGCAGATGGTCCAGGCGTTCCAGGAGTTCAACGGCCCCTATATCATCACCCAGGGCGGCCCGCTGAAATCGACCTATTTCCTGCCGCTCTACATCTATGACGAGGCTTTCAAGAAATTCAACATGGGCTACGCCTCGGCCATCGCCTGGGTGCTGTTCGCCATCATCATGGTGCTGACCCTGCTGGCGTTCTGGTCCTCGAAGAAGTGGGTCTATTACGCCGGCGACAAGCGGAGCTGA
- a CDS encoding amidohydrolase family protein yields the protein MITRKLTGAPPAPPFPRGATDTQMHMYLPGFPAQPGGPGLPQDPLPGPAAYRSVMRWMGLDRVIVTQGNAHQRDNANLLACLEAMGECAWGVAVVTPEITPAQIADLAARRIVGARIMDLPGGAAGLDQLEAVDAIAHDAGWMIAVQFDGSDLLDHLPRLQALRSRWVFDHHGKFFRGVTPDSAEIEAVLRLIDRGNCWFKFAGVYESSRESWPYADVAASSRRIAAHAPERIVWGTNWPHNGVRNSADYPDEVALAELVLGWLPEGCRDRVLVRNPIDLYRLPPV from the coding sequence ATGATCACCCGCAAGCTGACCGGCGCCCCGCCTGCGCCGCCCTTTCCGCGTGGCGCGACGGATACGCAGATGCATATGTATCTGCCGGGCTTTCCCGCGCAGCCGGGCGGGCCCGGCCTGCCGCAGGATCCCTTGCCCGGCCCCGCGGCCTATCGCAGCGTCATGCGCTGGATGGGGCTGGACCGGGTCATCGTCACCCAGGGCAATGCGCATCAGCGCGACAACGCAAACCTTCTGGCCTGCCTGGAGGCGATGGGCGAATGTGCCTGGGGCGTGGCAGTCGTCACGCCCGAGATCACTCCGGCGCAGATCGCGGATCTCGCCGCGCGGCGCATCGTCGGCGCGCGCATCATGGATCTGCCCGGCGGGGCCGCGGGACTGGACCAGCTTGAGGCGGTCGATGCCATTGCCCATGACGCGGGATGGATGATTGCGGTGCAGTTCGACGGTTCGGACCTGCTGGATCACTTGCCGCGATTGCAGGCGCTGCGCTCGCGCTGGGTCTTCGACCACCACGGCAAGTTCTTTCGCGGCGTCACCCCGGACAGCGCCGAGATCGAGGCGGTGCTGCGGCTGATCGACCGCGGCAATTGCTGGTTCAAATTCGCCGGCGTCTATGAAAGCAGCCGCGAGAGCTGGCCCTATGCCGATGTGGCCGCATCCTCGCGCCGCATCGCGGCCCATGCGCCCGAGCGCATCGTCTGGGGGACCAACTGGCCGCATAACGGCGTCCGGAACAGCGCGGACTATCCCGACGAGGTGGCGCTGGCCGAACTGGTGTTGGGCTGGCTGCCCGAGGGGTGCCGCGACCGGGTCCTGGTGCGCAATCCCATCGACCTATATCGCCTGCCGCCCGTCTGA
- a CDS encoding mandelate racemase/muconate lactonizing enzyme family protein translates to MRIAAVRTHLLEHRLEVPFESASMRFDRRAHVLVEVECDDGTVGWGECLGPARPNAAVVQAYAGWLVGQNPLETERLWAVLYNALRDQGQRGLAVTALSGIDIALWDVKGKVLGQPVAVLLGGRWRDRVRAYATGSFKRDGVDRVEDNAGEMAERRAQGFHACKIKIGFDVAEDLRVIRAVREAIGPGMRLMIDANHGYSVTEAIRLGQAAAECGIDWFEEPVVPEQLSAYRAVRAGQPIPVAGGETWHSRWGMWPAIEQRAVDILQPDLCGAGGFSEVQKIATLASLHGVRVVPHVWGTGVQIAAALQFMAAMVPDPVRMNPVEPILEFDRTHNPFRQAVLTTPIEAQQGVVAIPDGPGLGIEVNRDALTEFRMRDA, encoded by the coding sequence ATGAGGATTGCCGCCGTCCGCACCCATCTGCTGGAACATCGGCTGGAGGTGCCGTTCGAAAGTGCCTCGATGCGCTTTGACCGCCGGGCGCATGTTCTGGTCGAGGTGGAATGCGACGACGGCACGGTGGGCTGGGGCGAATGCCTTGGCCCGGCGCGCCCGAACGCGGCAGTGGTCCAAGCCTATGCGGGCTGGCTGGTCGGACAGAATCCGCTGGAAACCGAAAGGCTTTGGGCGGTGCTTTACAATGCGTTGCGCGACCAGGGCCAGCGCGGGCTGGCGGTGACGGCGCTGTCAGGCATCGACATTGCGCTGTGGGACGTCAAGGGCAAGGTCCTGGGCCAGCCGGTCGCGGTCCTGCTGGGCGGGCGCTGGCGCGACCGCGTGCGCGCTTATGCCACCGGCAGTTTCAAGCGCGACGGCGTGGATCGGGTCGAGGACAATGCCGGCGAGATGGCCGAGCGTCGGGCGCAGGGTTTTCACGCCTGCAAGATCAAGATCGGCTTCGATGTGGCCGAGGATCTGCGCGTGATTCGCGCCGTGCGCGAGGCCATCGGCCCCGGGATGCGGCTGATGATCGACGCCAATCACGGCTATAGCGTCACCGAGGCGATCCGGCTGGGCCAGGCCGCCGCCGAATGCGGCATCGACTGGTTTGAAGAGCCGGTCGTGCCCGAACAGTTGTCGGCCTATCGCGCCGTGCGGGCAGGCCAGCCGATTCCGGTCGCCGGAGGCGAGACATGGCATTCCCGCTGGGGTATGTGGCCGGCCATCGAACAGCGGGCAGTGGACATCCTGCAGCCTGACCTCTGCGGCGCGGGCGGTTTCTCCGAGGTGCAGAAGATCGCCACCCTGGCCAGCCTGCATGGCGTGCGGGTGGTGCCGCATGTCTGGGGCACCGGCGTCCAGATCGCGGCGGCGCTGCAATTCATGGCGGCGATGGTGCCGGACCCGGTGCGCATGAATCCGGTCGAGCCGATCTTGGAATTCGACCGCACCCACAACCCCTTCCGCCAGGCCGTGCTGACTACGCCGATCGAGGCCCAGCAGGGTGTGGTGGCGATCCCCGACGGCCCCGGCCTCGGCATCGAGGTGAACCGCGACGCGCTCACCGAATTCCGCATGAGGGACGCATGA